The DNA sequence ATTGCTACTGGTAGCGCCCGGATTAACGGTGCCGTATTCCGTACTAGTACCAACGCTCATATAAGAAGCAACGTTTAATTCTTGACTGGAGGATCCGGTAGTAGCATTGCCCCCGCTGTCTTGAATTGTTATATCCATTTGCCAGGCCTTTGTTGAATAACTGCTGCTGGCGGTCGAAGGTTCAGCAACAAACCAAACATTAGCTGAACAGGTTAAGGTACAAGAAAGTCCGGCACAACTGCTGGTGGCGCAGGAACTGATATAATAACACCAGTTAGGATTGGTGCTTCCGCTCCCGCAGGTGGTGGTGTTATTAAGAAATAGAGTAGAGGTTGCTGATGTAACATCTGCGTATCCGTTATTATCAGTGAATGTAGTTGTTCCGCTGACCGTAACATAAGTGTTTTCATTTATCGTAATGGCGGTGCTGGTATTTAAAATTACTGTTCCTATCGTCGGAGCAGAGTTGCCCACCGTCACTGAAGGTTGAGCCGTATCAGCCATTATTTCTTTTAAAACAAGGCCGGCCCCGCAAAGAACCAAAAAACAAATAGCCAGCATGGTCAACCAAGGAAGAGAGTTTTTAATTTTTTTCGCCATTCTTTTTGTTAATTTAAAACTAAAAAATATTATTTATTTTTTTATTAAAACGCGGTCTTTAATACAATTTTAATTTACATATATATCATATCATATTAATTTTTTTAAAAAAAATTTATTGGGGAAAACTTTTTTTGATTTCGAATTTAATTTTTAATTATAGAAATCAATATCAATCAGCTTTTGCCTCAAAAGTATTCGTTCCTGTATAAAAACCGGCAAATTGACCAAAAGGAATCGCCAATCCCCAGTAAATATCATCTGTGGAAACGGAAGGATGACTGGTTGTTTTAGGCAAATCCACTTCAACAGCCGTGCTGATTGAAGAAGTCAAATCAGTCCCTGAACCGTAATTTACTCCGGAACTAGTAGAATATTCTTGCTGACCGACATCTATAGAATAACTGTTAGTAGCCATATTGGCCCCGTAAAGATAAATATCTATCGCCACGTTGCCGGTATTGGTAAGAGTCGTAAACTGATTCAAAGTGCCAGTATTTTCTCCCGGATACATGGTTCCGTAATTAGTGCTGTCGGGACCTGTTGAAGTTGATTCTTCGGTTCCAAAACTCATAAAAGTAGATGGTGAACTTTGATTGCTGTAAGAATTAGAAATCCAAGCCGCGCTTCTGCCGCTATCACTAATTCTCATTTCGTCAAGAAGTCCATCAAACCATTCTTGTGCAGAATTGTGTCTGCCTAAATAAAGAGAAACGCTTGAATTGTGGGTTATAGAATCAGTTTCGGCAAGAGCGTCTATGAGTGAACCATCTAGATAAACACGCATATATTGTTTGTCATATGATGCAGCAACATAATGCCATGTACTGGTTGAAACAGTAGTATTAAAATCATATTGATTTAATGACCCTGCATACATTTGCCAAAGAAAATCGTTTGAATATACCAAAAATGAGTATCCATAATTAGGAGAAGTTACGATTCCCTTATTAAAAATCCTTTCACCCGTACTTCCGCTTGGAAAAAGCGATTCAGCGCGAAACCATGCTTCCATTGTTATTCCATTTGCCGGACGCAAACTAGACGAATCAGGAATACTTAAATAATCTGAATTATCTTTTTCAAGATCAACGCCATATCCAATTTGACCTGATTGGCTGAAGGCACTACCGCTGGCAGCCGTGACGTCATTATTATAATTCGTAGAATCATCAATCGCGTCATATGATGCGCCGTTCATATGTTGAACCATCATAAAATTACTATCCCAGACACTGGTTGCCTGTTGCTGATTAGAAGCAGTAGCGTTTCCATAGTACATATATAAATAAGTATCTGTGGTTGAAGAAAGGTTGGTTTTTACCCAAGCTACCAGTTCACCCGTAGAAGAAGCGTATTTTTCTATCTCATGGGATATTTTGGTTGTTCCGTCCGATGAAGTAAATAAAATATCATCACCATCATATTGGGCTTTTGATGATAAATCAGCGCTGGTAGTAGAAACTAAAACTGGGAAATCGGTTAAATCATTAATTGCTACTTTAGGTATGGTTATTTTCTTGCGATAGAACCAAGAGTCGTACAAAGGAGTTAAAACTGAAATATCCAAGGCCTGGAGAGTATTCATCTCCACTCCTGAAGTGGCTGAAGCAGAAGCAGCGGAAGCGTCAGTCACTGTCATCTGGGCAATCCAATTTTCAGTAGGGTAAGTAGAAGAAGCGTCTGTGGGGTCGGCATGAAACCAGACATTATAACTGCAAGTGGCAGTACAATCGTTGCCGGAACAAGAGCTGGTAGCGCAGGCAGAGTTTGAATAACAATTATTGTCATTAGCAGAACAACTGCTTCCCGCTCCTGACCTATAAAGTTTCCCTGTTATTGAAGTAATATTTCCGTAACCGTCTGTGTCTGTAACCGTAGTGGTTGATTGGATTGTAGCGGTTGCGTTCTCGGTCAAGGTAATATTATTGCCGCCGTTTAAAATCACAGTTCCAATTGTCGGAGCAGCGTTTGAGGGAGCGGCGACACCTCCGTCAATTTTAACAAAATTAACAGCATAATAACTGGTGCCCGTGCTCACCATAAACTCAGCAAACATGTCATTTTCCGTGCTGGCATAAGGAAAATAATTGGAAGTCAGCGAGGTTAATACCCTGCTTGTTGTTGAATACAAGGTTTGGGCTGTTGTCCAGCTGGTATAAGGAGAAGCTGATGTGCTGTATAATATCCTATATTGGGTGGGACTGCCGGTACTGCTGGCATTTATCCAAAAAGCATAAAGATTCTTGTTCATTCCGTCAATGGAAATGGAAACATAATCACTGGTATTTACCGTAGAAGTATTAAAAAGCGTTACAGCCGAGCCCCAAGTTCCTGCGCTGTTATCCCACATTTTATATTTTACAACATCACTATTTTCTTGAGCGCTGCTGGCATTATAAAGAAGATGAACATCATAGTTTGTGTCATCATAAATAGCTGAAATATTCCCTGCCCCACTAAGATGTAAATAATCAACCGTAGTAGCATTAGTCGTATCCCAAGTAGTCCCGTTATATTTTACTGATTTAATTTCTGAGGCGACAAGGTCTTGGCTGACATTATAAATAGCCAACATCGTACTGATACTGCCCCGAGGAACAGTAACCCCGTAATAAAGAAGTCCAATATCATCAACATCACTATCAATTGCTTCCGAGGTCTTCCAAGAACTGACGCTATTTGTGCTGCTTGATTTGGCCATCATCCAGGAATAACCCAACAGACCAGTGCCGGCAAGCTGATAAGATGCAAAAAGATATCCATTTATTGACCTGGCTAAATGAACTTTATCCATCAAACGAATGCCGGAGACAACCGTCACAGCGCTTCCCCAAGAAAAATTAATAGCCGGATAACTGCTTGCGCTTCGGGCATAAACATAGTAGTTAACTCCTGCATTACCATGATAAAGAATAAAGCAGTAGGTTTTGTCGCAATCAACAGAAAAATCACTGCTGGCGCCGGTTAATCTGGGCAAACTAATGCTTGCGCTTGTGTTTTGCGTCCATCTTGCGCCTTCCTCGCTCGTAGTTGAATACCAAAACTCCAGAGTAGTGGTAGTCATTAATGTTCCTGACCAAAAAGATGCCCAGTATCTGCTCCCGTCATGCCAAGTTTTTCTCTGAAAACTATAAGCAGTAACATTATTAGAAGTACTGGTGTCTACCTGATAAATTGGGTCAATACCTAAGGAAGAATGAGGTAAAATAGAAAGATAAAGCTTGGTTAAAAGCAAATTATCGGATTCGCCTTTGGAAAGCCAGATTTCCGGATTAAATTTCAGCAAATCAGAAAAATCATAGCTTAAATGCTGGCCCAAGACATCAGAGGAAAAAGAAATCGAACTGCCAGGTTCAGAAGATAAAAGCCGGGGCCTGTCGGAAACTTTGTATTCTTTGCCTCCCAAAAAAACTGAGTCAGCTCCTATTGAATTGACAAAACTCAGCTGGAAATTTATTTCTTGGTCAGAATTGTTTTCTAAAAACATTGCTTGCTTCACTTTTCCCTCTTCTATTTCTTCATAAGCGGTTTTCAGGTTTATTTTGGAAATTCCAAAACTTGTTTCTAACTTTTTATCAGTATTTTTAATTTCTTTTGTCAGCCTGTAGTCCGGCAAACTTTCATCCGAAAACAACGACTTTATTTTTCCTAAAAAGCTTTTGGGCTGAAAAAAAATTTCTTTTTTAAACAACGGCTGGTCAATCTCAATCTCCATTTTTAAATCTTTAAAACCTGATTTTAACCGGGAGTATTTTTCCAAAAACTCGTTTTCAGGAATCCCGGAAATCAAATACTGGTCTACGATATTTACTTCTCCAGAAATCTGTTCTTTGTTGTTTTCTTTTTTGGTTAAAGGAATTTTTTTAAGATTGGAAGGTTGTTGAATTTCAAGGCGAGACCCCTCTAATTTATATTGGGAAATTATTTTTGTTTCTTCGGCAAAAACAAAATAAAAACCGGCGAAAGCTAAAAATAAAAATAAAAAAATCCCTCCTGAGATTAATGATTTTTTGCTAAATCTTTTTATAAGAAAACCCATAAAAATAATATTTGAAAAAAATTATCCTTCCGGGTTTTCCGGGATTAGCGGATTTTCCGGAATTAAAGGAATCTGCTCTCCCGGTAAAGGCAAGATTATTTCTGTTGGATTTTCTATATTTTCAGCCGTTGAAGTAGTTTGAAAAACCTCT is a window from the Candidatus Nealsonbacteria bacterium genome containing:
- a CDS encoding DUF2341 domain-containing protein, which codes for MGFLIKRFSKKSLISGGIFLFLFLAFAGFYFVFAEETKIISQYKLEGSRLEIQQPSNLKKIPLTKKENNKEQISGEVNIVDQYLISGIPENEFLEKYSRLKSGFKDLKMEIEIDQPLFKKEIFFQPKSFLGKIKSLFSDESLPDYRLTKEIKNTDKKLETSFGISKINLKTAYEEIEEGKVKQAMFLENNSDQEINFQLSFVNSIGADSVFLGGKEYKVSDRPRLLSSEPGSSISFSSDVLGQHLSYDFSDLLKFNPEIWLSKGESDNLLLTKLYLSILPHSSLGIDPIYQVDTSTSNNVTAYSFQRKTWHDGSRYWASFWSGTLMTTTTLEFWYSTTSEEGARWTQNTSASISLPRLTGASSDFSVDCDKTYCFILYHGNAGVNYYVYARSASSYPAINFSWGSAVTVVSGIRLMDKVHLARSINGYLFASYQLAGTGLLGYSWMMAKSSSTNSVSSWKTSEAIDSDVDDIGLLYYGVTVPRGSISTMLAIYNVSQDLVASEIKSVKYNGTTWDTTNATTVDYLHLSGAGNISAIYDDTNYDVHLLYNASSAQENSDVVKYKMWDNSAGTWGSAVTLFNTSTVNTSDYVSISIDGMNKNLYAFWINASSTGSPTQYRILYSTSASPYTSWTTAQTLYSTTSRVLTSLTSNYFPYASTENDMFAEFMVSTGTSYYAVNFVKIDGGVAAPSNAAPTIGTVILNGGNNITLTENATATIQSTTTVTDTDGYGNITSITGKLYRSGAGSSCSANDNNCYSNSACATSSCSGNDCTATCSYNVWFHADPTDASSTYPTENWIAQMTVTDASAASASATSGVEMNTLQALDISVLTPLYDSWFYRKKITIPKVAINDLTDFPVLVSTTSADLSSKAQYDGDDILFTSSDGTTKISHEIEKYASSTGELVAWVKTNLSSTTDTYLYMYYGNATASNQQQATSVWDSNFMMVQHMNGASYDAIDDSTNYNNDVTAASGSAFSQSGQIGYGVDLEKDNSDYLSIPDSSSLRPANGITMEAWFRAESLFPSGSTGERIFNKGIVTSPNYGYSFLVYSNDFLWQMYAGSLNQYDFNTTVSTSTWHYVAASYDKQYMRVYLDGSLIDALAETDSITHNSSVSLYLGRHNSAQEWFDGLLDEMRISDSGRSAAWISNSYSNQSSPSTFMSFGTEESTSTGPDSTNYGTMYPGENTGTLNQFTTLTNTGNVAIDIYLYGANMATNSYSIDVGQQEYSTSSGVNYGSGTDLTSSISTAVEVDLPKTTSHPSVSTDDIYWGLAIPFGQFAGFYTGTNTFEAKAD